The nucleotide window TCTCTTGCCCGATCGCTGGGATATAAAAAAATTAGCACCAAATAAATTTATCTGGTGCTAAGAAATTCAGAGTTGTACCTTAATCAAACGAGGGAAATTTTCCACCTCTCAAACGGAAAAACAAAACGGATCGGGTTACTGCTGATGCTGGAGTTGTAACCCCAAAGCTTAGATCTCAGTGAATTCACTGGTTTTTAGTCTAGCACAGTTTCAATGAAAATAGGAATTTTCCTAATATGAGATTTTTGTAAAGATGCACTGAATTTACAGATCTTCAGGAAAAAAACACTTAAGTCTCTTGTTTTCAAAGTTGGGAAGTTTTTTTATTGCCGCTAACGCCTTTTTTCTTAAACAAAATACCAAATCCTAATGCAACACCAGTACCAAGAATTGATAGGGGTTCAGGAACCTGTGTCTCACCACCATCACTGACAAAACTGTCACTTTGTCCTTGGGGTAGTTCTTGGACATGAATGCCCACGCGCAAATCTTCACTTTGTAGAGCGTTAATAACACTATTAAAGTTCCCCGTGAAAGTAATTCCTAAACTTTCTCCGCCATTAATTCTCTTGCTCCCCCCGCTTTGAAATCTAGCTCCAAAGGCTTCGATAAAGGCAATTTTATTACCTTGAGGTAGATTGCCAGGGCTGATATTTTTAAAGTTAACATTGCCGATATTGCCAACATTAAGAACCATGTTTGACAAAAGATTACCTGTGTTTTCCCAGTAAATTGAGCCAATTGCCCCATTGTTAGCTGCATTGTTGATTTGAAACAAAACTTTGCCGTTTCCAGCATCAGTTACATCGAAAGAAAAATCGTTCACAAAAGGATCTCCAGACAACTCACTGTTAGAGTCTGTAGGAAAGATATTTTGAAACTTAAATGTCGCTGCTTGTGAGGGTGTAGCTCCTATAGCCAATAGAGTACTACTAGCTATTATAAAAGAGGTTACAATAGTCTTTTTCATAGTTAAAATTAGCGTTAGTTTATAAGAATTAAGAGTTAGTTAGATTTACGCAAAATCTCTTAAACACAGAAACTTCATATCAGTGGATTCACTGATATGAAAGCTAACGCAGTTGCCTAGAAAAAAGCAACTAAAAAACCCTTGTTAGTCAGTTTTACTGACCACTTTTATTATTTTGGGAAAAGAATTTTGAATATTAATAGTTTTAAACTTTAAATCACTTTAATCTCAGTAAATCTACTGACTGATGAAGGGAAAGCAAGATAATAATGCCAA belongs to Merismopedia glauca CCAP 1448/3 and includes:
- a CDS encoding PEP-CTERM sorting domain-containing protein, whose translation is MNDFSFDVTDAGNGKVLFQINNAANNGAIGSIYWENTGNLLSNMVLNVGNIGNVNFKNISPGNLPQGNKIAFIEAFGARFQSGGSKRINGGESLGITFTGNFNSVINALQSEDLRVGIHVQELPQGQSDSFVSDGGETQVPEPLSILGTGVALGFGILFKKKGVSGNKKTSQL